The DNA segment ACTGGAACGTCATCGAAGGCAACTTGAAGCAGTTCAAGGGCATATTCAAAGTACGTTGGGGCAGGCTCACCGACGATCATGTCGACGAGATTGCCGGCAAGCGCGACGAGTTGGCGGGGAAGATCCAGGAAACCTACGGCGCCACGCAGGACGTGGCAGAGAAGCAGGTCAAGCAATTCGAGGAGGGC comes from the Gammaproteobacteria bacterium genome and includes:
- a CDS encoding CsbD family protein produces the protein MNWNVIEGNLKQFKGIFKVRWGRLTDDHVDEIAGKRDELAGKIQETYGATQDVAEKQVKQFEEGGKE